A region of the Candidatus Dormiibacterota bacterium genome:
ATCGTGGCTGTCCGGCTTGTCAGCGACGGCCAGCCCCCGCGCCGCCGCCTCGGCCCTGACCTCGGCCTTGGTGGACCCGCCGAGCGGGAACAGCGCCCGGTCAAGCTGCCCGCGGTTCAGCACCGCCAGCACGTACGACTGGTCCTTGGCCGCATCCACGCTGCGCCGCAGCCTCCCCCGCTCCAGCCGCGCATGATGCCCGGTGCACACCGCGTCGAAGCCGAGCGCCACCGCCCGGTCGAGCACCGCCGCGAACTTGATCTTCTCGTTGCACCGCAAACACGGATTCGGGGTCCGCCCCTCCGCGTACTCCGCCACAAAATCCGACACGACATCGGTGTCAAACCGCTCCGCCATGTCCCACACGTAAAACGGGATCCCGATCACATCGGCGGCCCGCCGCGCATCCCGCGCGTCCTCCAGCGTGCAGCACCCCCGCGCCCCCGACCGGTACGACCGCGGATTGCTCGACAGGGCCAGATGAACCCCGGTCACCTCGTGCCCGGCGTCCACCGCCCGCGCAGCAGCCACCGCGGAGTCCACCCCGCCCGACATAGCCGCCAGCACCCGCACCTCGGTCACCCTCCTGCAACTTCTCGCCTCCAGCAGCTTATTTGGCCCGTGCGGATCCCCGAGACCGACACCGCACACCCGATGGCTGGCCCACAAGCGTCCCCTGGAAAGCGGCGAACCCGCGAGAACTGGGACGGAGCGGACCCGAGTGCGGGGCACCGCCGTTATGTTTCAGGATTTGTTGGCGCGGCGGGCGCGTTCGACGGCCTCGGCGATCACTGAGCCCAGCGCTTCGACGTCGGACTCGGTGGAGGTGGAGCCGAGGCTGAAGCGGAGGGAGCCGCGGGCGCGGGCTTCGCCGGCGCCCATGGCGAGCAGGACGTGGCTGGGCTGGGCGACGCCCGCGGTGCAGGCCGAGCCGGTGGAGCAGGCGATGCCCTTCGCGTCGAGCAGCATGAGCAGGGCGTCACCCTCGCAGCCGGGGAAGGAGAAATGGGCGTTGCCCGGCAGCCGGCCGGGACCGGGCGGAGCCCCGTTGAGCATGGCGTCGGGCACGGCCGCGAGCACCCGCCCGATGAGCTGGTCGCGGAGGGAGGCCAGCCGCGCCGCTTCCTCCTCCTGCCGCTTGACGGCGATCTGGGCGGCGACCGCGAACGCCGCGATCGCCGGCGCGTCGAGGGTCCCGGAGCGCACGTCCCGTTCCTGGCCGCCGCCGTGCAGCACCGGCACCGGCTCGATCCCCCGGCCGAGCAGGAGCGCGCCGACCCCGACCGGGCCGCCGATCTTATGGCCGGAGATGGTGAGCGCATCCACCCCGCTGGCGGCGAAGTTCACCGGCAGCAGCCCGGCCGCCTGCACCGCGTCGGTGTGGAAGGGGATCCGGTGTTCGCGCGCGACCGCGGCGAGTTCCGCGATCGGCTGGATCGTCCCCACCTCGTTGTTCGCCCACATGACGCTGACCACCGCCACGGCGCCGGGATCGGGGGCGACGGCCGCCCGCAGCGTGGCCGGCCGCAGAACGCCATCGGAGTCGACCGGGAGCCAGCTCACCTCCGCCGCCTCGTGGCTGGCCAGCCACTGGGCCGAGTCGAGCACCGCGTGGTGCTCGATCGCGGTGACCAGCACCTTGCGCCGCCGGGTGCCCGCGGCGCGGCGGGCCCAGTACAGGCCCTTCACCGCGAGGTTGTCGGACTCGGTCCCGCCGCTGGTGAAGACCACCTCGCTGGGCCGGGCCCCGTAGGCGTCGGCGATCTGCTCGCGGGATTCCTCGACCACCCGGCGGGCGCGCCGCCCGGCGTTGTGCAAGGACGAGGGGTTGCCGAGGTGGGCGAGCTCGGCCGTCATCACGGCGATCGCCTCGCCGATCATCGGCGTGGTCGCCGCGTGGTCCAGGTATACCCGGCAGTCCTGCCGCTGACCTGGGCTCCCGCCCTCGCTACCTGAGTACCCCATGACGGCACCAAGCCTAGCTGTAATTCCGGCCGGCGCCGCGCGGCCGGCCGCGCCGGTGCGGCCGCCGCCCTCAGGACTCCCGGTGCCGGGCGATCTCGCCGGTGAGCTGCGGGACGACGTTGAACAGGTCGCCGACGACCCCGAAGTCGGCCAGCTCGAAGATGGGCGCCTCGGGATCCTTGTTGATCACCATGATGGTCTTGGAGGTCTGCATCCCGGCCCGGTGCTGGATCGCGCCCGAGATGCCCACGGCCAGGTAGAGCTGGGGCGAGACGGTCTTGCCGGTCTGCCCGACCTGGAACTGGTGCGGATACCAGCCGGCGTCGGTAGCGGCCCGCGAGGCCCCCACGGCAGCGCCGAGCGCGTCGGCGAGCTTTTCGATCAGCGCGAAGTTCTCGGCGTTGCCGACCCCGCGGCCGCCCGAGACCACGATGGCCGCCTCGGTCAGGTCCGGCCGCTCACCCCGCTGCGCCACCACCCGCTCGGTGATGTGGGCCGCCTTGGCCGCCTCGCTCAGCTCGACCCCGGCCGGCTCCAGCGTGGCCGCGGCCTCGGCGGGCTCCGGGGCGGCGGAGTTCGGCCGCACCGCCACGATCGGCGTGCCGCTCCGCACCCGCGACCGGACGATGATCCCCCCGCCGAAGATGGACTGCTCGGCCACCGGCCCCGCGCCATCGTCCCCGGGGACGAGGTCCACCGCATCGGTGAGCACGCCCGAGGAGATCTTGACCGCGAGCCGCCCGGCGATCTCCTTGCCCTCGGCCGTGGCGGCGATCAGGACGGCGGCCGGTTCCGTCCTGCTGGCCAGGGCCGCGAGCACCTCGGCGGCGGGGGCGACCACATAATCGTCCACGCCCTCGCCGTCCGCCACGTAGACCTTGGCGGCGCCGAACTCGCCGAGGCGCTCCCGGCCGCCGTCCGCGCCGCCGCCCAGCCAGACCACGACGGGCTCGCCGAGCCGGCGGGCGAGGGTCAGCAGCTCGAGCGTGACCTTCTTAACCGTCTCGCCGGAATGCTCGGCGAGCACCAGGACCTCAGCCACGGACTCCGT
Encoded here:
- a CDS encoding tRNA 2-thiouridine(34) synthase MnmA, coding for MRVLAAMSGGVDSAVAAARAVDAGHEVTGVHLALSSNPRSYRSGARGCCTLEDARDARRAADVIGIPFYVWDMAERFDTDVVSDFVAEYAEGRTPNPCLRCNEKIKFAAVLDRAVALGFDAVCTGHHARLERGRLRRSVDAAKDQSYVLAVLNRGQLDRALFPLGGSTKAEVRAEAAARGLAVADKPDSHD
- a CDS encoding cysteine desulfurase family protein, with amino-acid sequence MGYSGSEGGSPGQRQDCRVYLDHAATTPMIGEAIAVMTAELAHLGNPSSLHNAGRRARRVVEESREQIADAYGARPSEVVFTSGGTESDNLAVKGLYWARRAAGTRRRKVLVTAIEHHAVLDSAQWLASHEAAEVSWLPVDSDGVLRPATLRAAVAPDPGAVAVVSVMWANNEVGTIQPIAELAAVAREHRIPFHTDAVQAAGLLPVNFAASGVDALTISGHKIGGPVGVGALLLGRGIEPVPVLHGGGQERDVRSGTLDAPAIAAFAVAAQIAVKRQEEEAARLASLRDQLIGRVLAAVPDAMLNGAPPGPGRLPGNAHFSFPGCEGDALLMLLDAKGIACSTGSACTAGVAQPSHVLLAMGAGEARARGSLRFSLGSTSTESDVEALGSVIAEAVERARRANKS
- a CDS encoding electron transfer flavoprotein subunit alpha/FixB family protein produces the protein MAEVLVLAEHSGETVKKVTLELLTLARRLGEPVVVWLGGGADGGRERLGEFGAAKVYVADGEGVDDYVVAPAAEVLAALASRTEPAAVLIAATAEGKEIAGRLAVKISSGVLTDAVDLVPGDDGAGPVAEQSIFGGGIIVRSRVRSGTPIVAVRPNSAAPEPAEAAATLEPAGVELSEAAKAAHITERVVAQRGERPDLTEAAIVVSGGRGVGNAENFALIEKLADALGAAVGASRAATDAGWYPHQFQVGQTGKTVSPQLYLAVGISGAIQHRAGMQTSKTIMVINKDPEAPIFELADFGVVGDLFNVVPQLTGEIARHRES